A genomic window from Salvia miltiorrhiza cultivar Shanhuang (shh) chromosome 5, IMPLAD_Smil_shh, whole genome shotgun sequence includes:
- the LOC131024710 gene encoding uncharacterized protein LOC131024710, with translation MAYLSDSNISMAVKALKLLFFSAGLLSTAVMVKEAFVPFLCEIFFPNLVAFWNSFRCFLSSPLYICIIINSVVLLIAATSSSHRHDDDPPPPPEATTLCSDEQTLYHGSVIGDDCAPLATSDVNDDVVDDVVEIEAPESLSDHISDYDHERDIEKRDTVDSNSEPSLSRGDHEREAEGDDTMDSTWQTIVEGRSKKLTKSESVPPRSRVEEHQHRKELRKLETFNDGASIRRLGGLRRDPSLDVDEFNRQVEAFINKFNRDMRLQRQESDQRFLDMIKRGL, from the coding sequence ATGGCTTATTTGTCAGATTCCAACATAAGCATGGCAGTGAAGGCGTTGAAGCTGCTATTTTTTTCAGCAGGTTTGCTTTCCACTGCGGTGATGGTGAAAGAGGCATTTGTGCCCTTTTTGTGTGAGATTTTTTTCCCCAATCTCGTAGCGTTTTGGAATTCATTTAGGTGTTTCTTGTCTTCCCCTCTCTACATCTGCATCATCATCAACTCCGTGGTGCTGCTCATCGCCGCCACCTCGAGCTCCCACCGCCACGACGACGaccctccgccgccgccggaggcAACGACATTATGCAGTGATGAGCAAACTTTGTACCATGGTAGTGTTATTGGTGATGATTGTGCACCACTAGCTACTAGTGACGTTAATGATGATGTCGTTGATGATGTCGTCGAGATCGAGGCACCAGAGTCTCTCTCTGATCATATCTctgattatgatcatgagagaGATATTGAGAAACGTGACACGGTGGACTCGAACTCAGAACCATCTCTCTCTAGGGGTGATCACGAGAGAGAAGCTGAGGGGGATGACACGATGGACTCCACGTGGCAGACGATAGTCGAGGGCCGGTCAAAGAAGTTGACCAAGAGCGAGTCCGTGCCACCGAGAAGTAGGGTAGAAGAGCACCAGCATCGGAAGGAGCTCCGGAAGCTCGAGACGTTCAACGACGGGGCGTCGATAAGGCGGCTAGGCGGCCTCAGGCGGGACCCGTCGCTCGACGTCGACGAGTTCAACCGGCAAGTTGAAGCCTTCATCAACAAGTTCAATCGGGACATGAGGCTGCAAAGACAAGAGTCGGATCAAAGGTTTTTAGATATGATCAAGCGAGGACTCTAA